In the genome of Aspergillus luchuensis IFO 4308 DNA, chromosome 2, nearly complete sequence, one region contains:
- the CWC22 gene encoding pre-mRNA-splicing factor cwc22 (BUSCO:EOG09263WM5;~COG:S;~EggNog:ENOG410PHRN;~InterPro:IPR016024,IPR016021,IPR003890,IPR003891;~PFAM:PF02847;~go_function: GO:0003723 - RNA binding [Evidence IEA];~go_function: GO:0005515 - protein binding [Evidence IEA]), whose amino-acid sequence MTDPVVLQSAVRVPTPPPGTSYSPQASGSRKRSPPSRSPSPNRRRSPPGDSLKDGADAPRIDPERAIERERQLAERLRQHEKQEAARKPMTEEEKQAAAKAEYEKLLNMRSGGTYIPPARLRALQAQITDKTSKEYQRMAWEALKKSINGLINKVNVSNIKFIVPELFGENLVRGRGLFCRSIMKAQAASLPFTPIYAAMAAIVNTKLPQVGELLLNRLIVQFRKAFKRNDKAVCISSTTFIAHLCNQQVAHEMLAAQILLLLLHKPTDDSVEIAVGLTREVGQHLEEMSGPIALAVFDQFRNILHEADIDKRVQYMIEVLFQVRKDRYKDNPAIKEELDLIEEEDQITHQIGLDDEIETQDSLNIFKYDAEWEEHEEAYKKLKAEILGEGSDDEEDDEDESDESSDEESEEERKMDIKDQTNTDLVNLRRTIYLTIMSSIDFEECCHKLMKISLPAGLEPELPSMIIECCSQERTYSKFYGLIGERFAKINRLWSDLFEAAFAKYYDTIHRYETNRLRNIARFFGHMISTDAIGWHVMSIIHMNEEETTSSSRIFIKILFQDLGEHMGLPKLQERMRDEILRPSFEGLFPLDNPRNTRFSINYFTSIGMGMLTEDMREHLKNLPKPTMPALPQRDAGADSDSESVVSHPTSCSTCTPRSRSRSRSYSYSRSPSPGRGRRRSVSRGRSYSRSVSGSSRRSYSYTPSRSRSRSPAPKSRRRSVSYSRSPRRRSSVSPTPPPRRTRDRSYDSRSPRRSLSRSVTPPPRSKRDTHARRDRSYTRSVSRSVSPPPRRPAGGAARYSESRSPPPPRRRVERSVSGSRSRSRTPERRAPPSRRAPRDASVSRSRSRSLTPPRGGGGSSRSDAAPRRRRYSDSLSPSRSPPPRRRRSPSRTPPRRVRD is encoded by the coding sequence ATGACGGACCCTGTTGTCTTGCAGTCGGCGGTGCGAGTGCCTACTCCGCCCCCAGGCACTTCCTACTCTCCTCAGGCCTCGGGTTCCCGCAAACGCTCACCTCCCTCTCGGTCTCCTTCGCCGAATCGTCGTCGCTCGCCCCCGGGTGATTCACTTAAAGACGGTGCGGATGCGCCGCGCATCGATCCCGAACGTGCGATTGAAAGAGAGCGACAGCTCGCGGAGCGCCTCCGCCAACatgagaagcaggaggctgCTCGAAAGCCGAtgacggaggaggaaaagcaagCTGCGGCCAAAGCAGAATATGAGAAGCTTTTAAACATGCGATCGGGTGGTACCTATATTCCTCCCGCGCGACTACGGGCGCTGCAGGCACAGATCACGGACAAGACCAGCAAGGAGTACCAGCGGATGGCGTGGGAGGCTCTCAAGAAGTCGATCAACGGTCTCATCAACAAGGTTAACGTTTCCAACATCAAGTTTATCGTCCCGGAGCTCTTTGGCGAGAACTTGGTGCGCGGTCGCGGTCTGTTTTGCAGAAGTATCATGAAAGCCCAGGCGGCCAGTTTGCCATTCACACCTATCTACGCTGCGATGGCGGCTATTGTCAACACTAAATTGCCCCAAGTCGGCGAGCTGCTGCTCAACCGTCTCATTGTCCAGTTCCGAAAGGCGTTCAAGAGAAACGACAAGGCAGTCTGCATATCTTCCACGACGTTCATTGCCCATCTGTGCAACCAGCAGGTCGCGCACGAGATGCTGGCCGCGCAGATTCTTCTGTTGCTGCTTCACAAGCCCACAGATGACAGTGTTGAAATCGCCGTCGGCCTGACTCGAGAGGTTGGTCAGCATCTAGAGGAGATGAGCGGTCCTATTGCCCTGGCGGTGTTTGACCAATTCCGGAATATCCTTCACGAAGCCGACATCGATAAGCGAGTACAGTATATGATCGAGGTGTTGTTCCAGGTTCGGAAGGATAGGTACAAGGATAATCCGGCGATCAAGGAAGAGTTGGACCTgatcgaggaggaggaccaaATCACACACCAGATCGGACTTGATGACGAAATTGAGACGCAAGATTCCCTCAATATCTTCAAGTACGATGCCGAATGGGAGGAGCACGAGGAGGCCTACAAAAAGCTGAAGGCAGAGATTCTGGGCGAGGGcagtgacgacgaggaggacgatgaagacgagtcAGATGAGAGCTCCGATGAAGagtcggaggaagagcggAAGATGGATATCAAGGATCAGACTAACACAGATCTTGTGAACCTGCGGAGGACGATATACCTGACGATCATGTCGAGTATCGACTTCGAAGAATGCTGTCACAAGTTGATGAAGATCTCGTTGCCCGCTGGCCTCGAGCCCGAGCTCCCATCGATGATCATCGAATGTTGCTCCCAGGAGCGCACGTATTCGAAGTTCTACGGCTTGATCGGTGAACGATTCGCAAAGATCAACCGCCTTTGGTCTGACCTCTTCGAAGCTGCATTCGCCAAGTACTATGACACAATCCACCGCTACGAGACAAACCGACTCCGCAACATTGCTCGGTTCTTCGGCCATATGATCAGCACTGACGCGATTGGCTGGCATGTCATGTCAATCATCCACATGAACGAGGAGGAGACGACATCCAGCAGCCGTATCTTCATCAAGATCCTCTTCCAAGACCTCGGAGAGCACATGGGCCTGCCGAAGCTGCAGGAACGCATGCGGGACGAAATCCTGCGCCCCAGCTTCGAGGGCCTCTTCCCACTGGACAACCCCCGCAACACCCGCTTCTCGATCAACTACTTCACCAGCATCGGCATGGGTATGCTGACCGAGGACATGCGCGAGCACTTGAAGAACCTCCCCAAGCCCACCATGCCCGCATTGCCCCAACGCGATGCCGGCgccgactccgactccgagTCCGTGGTATCCCACCCAACCAGCTGCTCAACCTGTActcctcgctctcgctctcgctcccGCTCTTACTCCTACTCccgctctccctcccccggCCGTGGCCGCAGACGCTCCGTCAGCCGCGGCCGATCCTACAGCCGGTCCGTCTCCGGATCCTCTCGCCGCAGCTACAGCTACACTCCTTCGCGCTCCAGATCCCGATCCCCGGCGCCCAAATCCCGCCGACGCTCCGTCTCATACAGTCGGTCCCCCCGCAGGCGATCCTCCGTGTCCCCCAcaccccctcctcgtcggacaCGCGATCGCTCCTACGATTCCCGCTCCCCCCGACGCTCGCTCTCCCGCTCCGTCACCCCTCCGCCTCGCAGCAAACGGGACACCCACGCTCGCCGAGACAGAAGCTACACCAGGTCCGTCTCTCGATCcgtttcccctcctccacgtCGCCCCGCCGGAGGAGCCGCTCGGTACTCAGAGTCTCGgtcgcctcctcctccccgccggCGGGTCGAAAGGAGTGTCTCCGGGTCTCGATCACGTTCTCGTACTCCTGAACGTCGTGCCCCGCCTAGTCGTCGTGCTCCCCGTGACGCTTCTGTCTCGCGTTCgcgctctcgctctcttaCCCCGCCgcgcggtggtggcggcAGTAGCCGTAGCGATGctgctcctcgtcgtcggagaTACTCTGACTCGTTGTCCCCGTCAAGGTCTCCGCCGCCCAGACGGCGTAGGTCTCCGTCTAGGACACCTCCCCGTCGGGTGCGCGATTAG
- a CDS encoding putative MYND domain protein (COG:S;~EggNog:ENOG410PM06;~InterPro:IPR001214,IPR002893;~PFAM:PF00856;~go_function: GO:0005515 - protein binding [Evidence IEA]) encodes MQALQDRADITARLFADPHNPHLYYKRGLVHQTLGFPDLASADAYRALSLLDSVVDPDGCEFHATRRIQDAADAPAATVEDDDDEEDNFTPITQDEYDSIIGDVYALLVRSLVDCGCFRDAFEFCVRGQGLLEDMPQNERNVSAQAVLKDQLAIIRKNYEARQGTTTGDANINPSALNAQGFARRVLYPWNEHEPDRKSPETLQLLNERLKTVAPKCEVRAVALPALHGTTTTTEDEVSVQLGLFAKEDIAPNEIILRESSLLTATNRLHDDLCDACNAPLPDLSSPNPPVACDGCADTIFCSQACHDDAQRIYHGAVCGLMENLESIGKDIPDPKDKADYLYLLLLGRTLAMAATQELHPLDLPEVKYIWGDFHDLDLNDTNTTSEDPTATLPFSFQLNILQPMRLLEEMEIDPYAAIPRFDTWVLNTLYAKFRGTASGRLSTWDGGPELCAVHPLWCLANHSCDPNVRWEWGGEITFRAREESERAVWKRVKGEGESVPEGRRRQEAGIKKDEEILNHYCDIGLDVKERREWARGALGGWCLCERCVWEAGEK; translated from the coding sequence ATGCAGGCCCTACAGGATCGAGCGGATATTACCGCTCGTCTCTTCGCTGACCCTCACAACCCACACCTGTACTACAAACGAGGCCTTGTCCACCAAACCCTGGGCTTTCCCGATCTCGCATCCGCCGACGCATACCGCGCCCTCTCCCTACTTGATTCGGTCGTCGATCCTGATGGCTGCGAGTTTCACGCCACACGGCGCATCCaagatgcagcagatgcaCCTGCGGCAACTgtggaggacgacgatgatgaagaagataattTCACTCCCATCACACAAGACGAGTACGATTCCATAATCGGGGACGTCTACGCCCTTCTCGTGCGCAGCCTGGTCGACTGTGGCTGTTTCCGCGACGCCTTCGAATTCTGCGTCCGTGGACAGGGTCTTCTAGAGGACATGCCACAGAACGAGCGCAACGTCTCCGCGCAAGCCGTGCTCAAAGACCAGCTGGCCATCATCCGGAAGAACTACGAAGCCCGTCAAGGAACCACCACCGGAGACGCCAACATCAACCCCAGCGCTCTGAACGCGCAAGGCTTCGCCCGCCGAGTCCTCTACCCCTGGAACGAGCACGAACCGGACCGCAAGTCCCCCGAGACTCTGCAGCTCCTGAACGAGCGCCTCAAGACCGTTGCGCCCAAATGCGAAGTCCGCGCCGTCGCCTTGCCCGCTTTAcacggcaccaccaccaccaccgaggaCGAAGTCTCCGTCCAACTCGGCCTCTTCGCCAAAGAAGACATCGCCCCCAATGAAATCATCCTCCGCGAATCCTCCCTTCTCACCGCCACCAACCGCCTGCACGACGACCTCTGCGACGCCTGCAACGCCCCGCTCCCCGATCTCTCCTCCCCGAACCCCCCCGTCGCGTGCGACGGCTGCGCAGACACCATCTTCTGCTCACAGGCCTGCCACGACGACGCGCAGCGCATCTACCACGGCGCCGTCTGCGGCCTGATGGAGAACCTCGAATCCATCGGCAAAGACATCCCTGAccccaaggacaaggccgattacctctacctccttcttctgggccGCACGCTCGCCATGGCCGCTACTCAGGAGCTGCACCCGCTCGATCTCCCCGAAGTGAAATACATCTGGGGTGATTTCCACGACCTCGACCTCAACGACACCAATACCACTAGTGAAGACCCAACGGcaaccctccccttctccttccagctcaacatcctccaacCAATGCGTCTCCTCGAAGAAATGGAAATAGACCCTTACGCTGCCATCCCCCGCTTCGACACCTGGGTCTTGAATACCCTCTACGCTAAATTCAGGGGTACCGCATCGGGCCGGCTCTCGACGTGGGACGGTGGTCCGGAGCTCTGTGCTGTGCATCCGCTTTGGTGTCTGGCGAATCATTCCTGTGATCCGAATGTGAGGTGGGAGTGGGGTGGGGAGATTACCTTCCGGGCTAGGGAGGAGAGTGAACGGGCGGTTTGGAAGAGGGTtaagggtgagggtgagagtGTGCctgagggaagaaggagacagGAGGCGGGGATtaagaaggatgaggagattctTAATCATTATTGTGATATTGGGTTGGATGttaaggagaggagggagtgggCTAGGGGCGCGTTGGGCGGTTGGTGTTTGTGTGAGAGGTGTGTTTGGGAGGCGGGGGAGAAGTGA
- a CDS encoding dolichol phosphate-mannose biosynthesis regulatory protein (COG:O;~EggNog:ENOG410PREN;~InterPro:IPR009914;~PFAM:PF07297;~TransMembrane:2 (i9-30o50-71i);~go_component: GO:0030176 - integral component of endoplasmic reticulum membrane [Evidence IEA];~go_function: GO:0030234 - enzyme regulator activity [Evidence IEA];~go_process: GO:0019348 - dolichol metabolic process [Evidence IEA]), which produces MLGSIVGSAMLLVATAIFLYYTTWTLLMPFVDPGHPLHDLFPPRVWAIRIPVFLTLLGSAVVGTFIGIVMINSNKKKAAKAKAAAKKKT; this is translated from the exons ATG CTGGGCTCTATCGTCGGATCCGCCATGCTCCTGGTCGCTACTGCGATCTTTCTCTACTACACCACCTGGACTTTGTTGATG CCCTTCGTCGACCCGGGTCACCCTCTCCAcgatctcttccctccccgtGTCTGGGCCATCCGTATCCCCGTTTTCCTTACTCTGCTCGGTTCCGCCGTGGTTGGCACGTTCATAGGAATTGTGATGAtcaacagcaacaagaagaaggcagctaAGGCTAAGGCcgcggccaagaagaagacctaA